One window of the Asticcacaulis sp. SL142 genome contains the following:
- the rpmD gene encoding 50S ribosomal protein L30, which yields MAQVTVKQTGSPIRRTKDQRATLAGLGLNKMGRVSTLEDTPSVRGMIAKVAHLIEIVD from the coding sequence AGTCACAGTCAAGCAGACGGGTTCGCCCATCCGCCGTACCAAAGATCAGCGCGCAACACTCGCCGGTCTGGGCCTGAACAAGATGGGCCGTGTCTCCACTCTGGAAGATACGCCTTCGGTTCGCGGCATGATCGCCAAGGTGGCTCACCTGATCGAAATCGTAGACTAA
- the rplO gene encoding 50S ribosomal protein L15, translating into MTKLNEIRDNEGSTKGRMRVGRGPGSGKGKTAGRGVKGQKSRSGVSLLGFEGGQMPLYMRMPKRGFNNPFALKFAEVNLWRLQDAIDAGKIDAKAEITGAVLKAAGVIRRELDGVRLLGEGELKSKVTLNVYSATAGAVKAVEAAGGTVTQKRPAKKSAE; encoded by the coding sequence ATGACAAAATTGAACGAAATCCGCGATAACGAAGGCTCGACCAAGGGCCGTATGCGCGTAGGTCGCGGCCCTGGCTCCGGCAAGGGCAAGACCGCAGGTCGCGGTGTGAAGGGCCAGAAGTCCCGTTCGGGCGTCTCGCTGCTGGGCTTTGAAGGCGGTCAAATGCCGCTGTACATGCGTATGCCTAAGCGCGGTTTCAACAACCCGTTCGCTCTGAAATTCGCTGAAGTTAACCTGTGGCGCCTGCAAGACGCCATCGACGCCGGTAAGATCGATGCCAAGGCTGAGATCACCGGTGCTGTGCTTAAGGCTGCGGGCGTTATCCGTCGTGAACTCGATGGCGTGCGTCTGCTGGGCGAAGGCGAGCTTAAGTCCAAGGTTACCTTGAACGTTTATTCGGCGACCGCAGGGGCCGTGAAGGCCGTTGAAGCTGCTGGTGGCACCGTGACCCAAAAGCGTCCGGCCAAAAAGTCGGCTGAGTAA
- the secY gene encoding preprotein translocase subunit SecY has protein sequence MASAAEQLAANMNFGAFAKATELHKRLLFTLGALIICRLGTYIPVPGIDMAAFDRAFSGQSQGILGMFNMFSGGAVERMAVFALNIMPYISASIIVQLMGSIYGPWEKLRKEGGEAGRKQLNQYTRYLTLVLAIVQSFSIAAGMQASGLALNPGPFFLISTVTTLTGGTMFLMWLGEQITARGVGNGSSMIIFTGIVAVLPSTIAQLLALAKEGQIAPLVLLLVVLVLIATIVFIVFMERAQRRLLVQYPKRQVGNRIMGGDTSFMPLKVNTAGVIPPIFASSLLLLPTTILQFAGSNPDAMPTWLGWLPSLTTQLTHGQPLFMAIYAALIIFFCFLYTSLVFNPDETAENLRKYGGFLPGIRPGKRTAEYLDFVLTRITVIGAAYITIVCLLPELLISSLGNSFYFGGTSILIVVSVTMDTVAQIQSHLLAHQYDGLIKKSKMKGGAPRLRGGAR, from the coding sequence ATGGCATCGGCTGCTGAACAACTTGCTGCGAATATGAATTTCGGCGCCTTTGCCAAGGCGACCGAACTTCACAAGCGTCTTCTTTTCACGCTGGGCGCGCTGATTATCTGCCGTCTGGGCACCTATATACCCGTTCCCGGCATTGATATGGCCGCGTTTGACCGCGCCTTTTCGGGGCAGTCTCAGGGTATTTTGGGCATGTTCAACATGTTCTCCGGCGGAGCCGTGGAACGTATGGCTGTATTCGCCCTGAACATCATGCCGTACATTTCCGCGTCGATCATTGTGCAACTCATGGGCTCGATCTACGGCCCGTGGGAAAAGCTGCGCAAGGAAGGCGGCGAGGCGGGCCGCAAGCAACTTAACCAGTACACCCGTTATCTGACGCTCGTTCTGGCCATCGTTCAGTCGTTCTCGATCGCCGCAGGTATGCAGGCGTCGGGGCTGGCGCTCAATCCGGGGCCATTCTTCCTGATTTCGACCGTGACGACGCTTACCGGCGGCACCATGTTCCTGATGTGGCTGGGTGAGCAGATCACCGCGCGCGGCGTCGGGAACGGCTCGTCTATGATCATCTTTACCGGCATTGTCGCGGTTCTGCCGTCAACTATTGCCCAGCTTCTGGCGCTCGCCAAGGAAGGCCAGATTGCGCCGCTGGTGTTGCTGCTGGTCGTTCTGGTGCTAATTGCCACCATCGTCTTTATCGTGTTCATGGAACGCGCCCAACGCCGTCTGCTGGTGCAATACCCTAAACGTCAGGTCGGTAACCGTATCATGGGCGGCGATACCTCGTTCATGCCGCTTAAGGTCAATACCGCCGGTGTTATTCCGCCGATTTTTGCCTCGTCGCTGTTGCTGCTGCCGACCACGATCCTGCAATTTGCCGGTTCTAACCCGGATGCCATGCCAACGTGGCTGGGCTGGTTGCCGTCGCTTACGACGCAACTGACCCACGGCCAGCCGCTGTTCATGGCCATCTATGCCGCTCTGATCATCTTCTTCTGTTTCCTTTACACCTCGCTGGTGTTCAATCCGGATGAAACGGCTGAGAATCTGCGTAAATACGGCGGCTTCCTGCCGGGTATCCGTCCGGGCAAGCGCACGGCTGAGTATCTCGATTTCGTTCTGACGCGCATTACCGTGATTGGTGCGGCCTATATCACCATCGTCTGTTTGCTGCCGGAACTGTTGATCTCCAGCCTTGGCAACAGCTTTTACTTTGGCGGTACGTCGATCCTGATCGTGGTGTCGGTAACCATGGATACGGTTGCCCAGATCCAGTCGCATCTTCTGGCCCATCAGTATGATGGCCTGATCAAAAAATCGAAAATGAAAGGCGGAGCGCCAAGACTCCGCGGGGGAGCCCGATGA
- a CDS encoding adenylate kinase codes for MNIILFGPPAAGKGTQAKRLVVARNMVQLSTGDMLRAAIAAESELGLKVKDILASGGYVADEIVIALIRERLPEAEAAGGAIFDGFPRTVAQAEALDTMLAERGTQIDKVVRLNVDEAALIDRIETRFAEQGRSDDNPQVYKERLAKYNAETAPLLPFYAAQGKLAEVEGMGSMEEVAARIEAALA; via the coding sequence ATGAATATAATACTTTTCGGGCCGCCTGCGGCCGGTAAAGGCACTCAGGCCAAGCGTCTGGTGGTGGCACGTAACATGGTGCAACTGTCGACCGGTGACATGCTGAGGGCCGCTATTGCTGCCGAAAGCGAACTGGGCCTCAAGGTCAAGGATATTCTGGCCAGCGGCGGCTATGTGGCTGATGAGATCGTCATCGCCCTGATCCGTGAGCGCTTGCCAGAGGCCGAAGCTGCCGGTGGGGCGATCTTTGATGGCTTTCCGCGCACTGTGGCCCAGGCCGAGGCGCTGGACACCATGCTGGCCGAGCGTGGTACCCAGATCGATAAGGTCGTGCGCCTGAATGTCGATGAAGCAGCACTTATTGACCGGATCGAGACGCGCTTTGCCGAGCAGGGCCGTAGCGACGATAACCCGCAAGTTTATAAGGAGCGTCTGGCAAAATATAATGCCGAGACCGCCCCGCTTTTGCCCTTCTATGCCGCGCAAGGCAAACTTGCTGAGGTTGAGGGCATGGGCTCAATGGAAGAGGTCGCCGCCCGTATCGAAGCGGCCCTTGCTTAA
- the rpsM gene encoding 30S ribosomal protein S13: MARIAGVNIPTNKRVLIALQYIHGIGPQKAKEIVEKVGIEDARRVNSLSDAEVLQIRETIDRDYLVEGDLRREVSMNIKRLMDLACYRGLRHRKGLPVRGQRTHTNARTRKGPAKPIAGKKK; this comes from the coding sequence GTGGCCCGTATTGCAGGCGTCAATATACCGACAAACAAGCGCGTCCTTATCGCGCTCCAATATATCCATGGCATTGGCCCGCAAAAGGCTAAGGAAATCGTGGAAAAAGTGGGCATTGAAGATGCCCGTCGTGTCAATTCGCTGTCTGACGCCGAAGTGCTGCAGATCCGTGAAACCATCGACCGTGACTATCTGGTCGAAGGCGATTTGCGTCGCGAAGTCTCGATGAATATCAAGCGCCTGATGGACCTGGCCTGCTACCGCGGCCTGCGTCACCGTAAGGGCCTCCCGGTGCGTGGCCAACGCACTCACACAAATGCGCGTACGCGCAAAGGTCCGGCGAAACCTATCGCTGGCAAGAAGAAGTAA